A section of the Gloeobacter violaceus PCC 7421 genome encodes:
- a CDS encoding tetratricopeptide repeat protein, translated as MQEAFGNLTREYKRARALLDELDDAIDDIEKQRHPVLLDQSKKLGRQLRLARVLLHDLDGLAADYPMSSALKELLIDVDRQLDRCDRLEDCLTRLAPATAVPAANLAPLVDNLPPGDLFVGREAEIAQCLEGLSPQERGWGVVIDGQGGLGKTSLALAVAHFCRREGCFGAYLWVSAKTTVLTPRGVQKDTLAPTSLDALLDELGRLLGTEVHRLSSTAQKRQHLERTLQGTRALLVLDNLETLSAEDRQEVGEFLRRLPRDCKAIVTSRRRSGESAVTVRLDRLPWQTAQELFGRLAEGDAAVRELVDTLGEVGTQKLYEAAGGSPLALRWTVRLMTEKDYSCARVLDLLGQAAMTSDLHGFVFAEALEQTSPADQRVFAALALFRAPASLDLLTAASGLDGETVRTACERLVQLSLAESEAEHERFHLLPLTRALARTRVDTETGFRYAQAWLAFARAHGGDHPEDFAGYERLESEWPNLEGCLMWLQETGGNGFTPLQKRAAAMLPELIRALRRFLWFRGYWNELVQIGKQGFDLATATEQWLGAVWCAQCLVWVYGPYARNEPEEAERWMQRLLYAAAQCGIKDEVDVYRQRWEGLRARALGDYDRAEVHLQAVLYYCRAQGSVRQLATVLNDLGSVACDRKEYDRAHAYYHQAYAQAHKLQEERASIALNLGLVALHRQDLPLAQRWLQEGLGLAEAIHRRDLVAEGHFRLARVLARLDRRSEARDLAEQALTTFERLRHTSLEAARELSRELAQERAD; from the coding sequence ATGCAAGAGGCTTTCGGCAACCTGACGCGCGAGTACAAGCGGGCGCGGGCGTTGCTTGACGAACTGGACGACGCCATCGACGACATCGAAAAGCAGCGCCATCCGGTCCTGCTCGATCAAAGCAAAAAACTCGGAAGACAGCTGCGCCTGGCGCGCGTGTTGCTGCATGACCTGGACGGCTTGGCCGCCGACTATCCGATGAGCTCCGCCCTCAAAGAGCTGCTCATCGACGTGGACCGGCAACTCGACCGCTGCGACCGCCTGGAGGATTGCCTGACACGGTTGGCCCCGGCGACGGCGGTTCCGGCCGCCAACCTTGCCCCCCTGGTCGACAATTTACCGCCCGGCGACCTGTTCGTGGGGCGGGAGGCAGAAATTGCCCAGTGTCTGGAGGGGCTCAGCCCCCAGGAGCGCGGCTGGGGAGTGGTGATCGACGGGCAGGGGGGACTGGGAAAGACCTCGCTGGCGCTCGCGGTGGCTCACTTCTGCCGCCGCGAAGGCTGCTTCGGCGCCTACCTGTGGGTGAGTGCCAAGACGACGGTGCTCACCCCCCGCGGCGTCCAAAAGGACACCCTGGCTCCGACTTCCCTCGATGCGCTGCTCGACGAGTTGGGCCGGCTGCTGGGCACCGAGGTGCACCGGCTGAGTTCCACTGCACAAAAGCGCCAGCACCTGGAACGCACCTTGCAGGGAACCCGCGCCCTGCTGGTGCTCGACAATCTCGAAACGCTGAGCGCCGAGGACCGCCAGGAGGTGGGCGAATTTCTCAGGCGCCTGCCGCGCGACTGCAAGGCAATCGTCACCAGCCGCCGCCGCTCCGGCGAGAGTGCGGTGACCGTCCGCCTCGACCGTCTGCCCTGGCAGACGGCCCAGGAATTGTTCGGTCGCCTGGCCGAGGGCGATGCGGCCGTGCGCGAACTGGTCGACACCCTGGGCGAAGTGGGCACCCAGAAACTGTACGAAGCGGCGGGCGGTTCGCCGCTGGCCCTGCGCTGGACTGTGCGCCTGATGACCGAAAAAGACTACAGCTGCGCACGGGTACTGGATCTGCTCGGCCAGGCCGCCATGACCAGCGACCTGCACGGCTTTGTCTTTGCCGAGGCGCTCGAGCAGACAAGCCCGGCCGACCAGCGGGTGTTCGCGGCCCTGGCGCTGTTTCGCGCCCCGGCGTCGCTGGATTTGCTCACGGCGGCAAGCGGCCTGGACGGCGAGACGGTGCGCACCGCCTGCGAGCGGTTGGTGCAGTTGTCCCTCGCCGAGAGCGAGGCGGAGCACGAGCGCTTTCACCTGTTGCCCCTGACCCGTGCCCTGGCGCGCACCCGCGTCGACACCGAGACGGGCTTTCGTTACGCCCAGGCCTGGCTCGCCTTCGCCCGCGCCCACGGCGGCGACCATCCCGAGGATTTTGCCGGTTACGAGCGGCTGGAATCGGAGTGGCCCAACCTCGAAGGCTGCTTGATGTGGTTGCAGGAGACGGGCGGCAACGGCTTCACACCCTTGCAAAAGCGTGCCGCCGCGATGCTGCCAGAGCTGATTCGAGCGCTGCGGCGGTTTTTGTGGTTTCGCGGTTACTGGAACGAGCTGGTGCAGATCGGCAAACAGGGCTTCGACCTCGCCACCGCCACCGAGCAGTGGCTGGGGGCGGTGTGGTGCGCCCAGTGCCTGGTGTGGGTCTACGGCCCTTACGCGCGCAACGAACCGGAGGAGGCCGAGCGCTGGATGCAGCGACTGTTGTACGCGGCGGCCCAGTGCGGCATCAAAGACGAGGTCGATGTCTACCGGCAGCGCTGGGAGGGTCTGCGCGCCCGGGCGCTGGGCGATTACGACCGCGCCGAGGTGCACCTGCAGGCGGTGCTCTACTACTGCCGCGCCCAAGGGAGCGTGCGCCAGCTGGCCACCGTCCTCAACGACCTGGGCAGCGTCGCCTGCGATCGCAAAGAGTACGATCGCGCCCACGCCTATTACCACCAGGCCTACGCCCAGGCCCACAAGCTGCAGGAGGAGCGCGCAAGCATCGCCCTCAACCTGGGTCTGGTCGCCCTGCACCGGCAGGATCTGCCCCTGGCGCAGCGCTGGCTGCAAGAAGGACTGGGACTGGCCGAGGCCATCCACCGCCGGGATCTGGTGGCCGAAGGCCATTTTCGGCTTGCCCGGGTTCTGGCCCGCCTCGACCGCCGCTCCGAGGCGCGGGATCTGGCCGAGCAGGCCCTCACCACCTTCGAGCGTCTGCGGCACACCAGTTTGGAAGCGGCGCGCGAACTGAGCCGGGAACTGGCCCAGGAGCGGGCCGACTAG
- a CDS encoding antitoxin Xre/MbcA/ParS toxin-binding domain-containing protein: MVALSPFLEAVVEPGSGWISPQRMSGAMKLPMTDLAKIVHLHRNTLSRRPQSPEVQSRLGRVAKIIARAAAMIGGEANRAVIWFRFEPLPGFDHKTAAQLVAEGHADAVETYLDMLDDGVYA, from the coding sequence ATGGTCGCTTTGTCGCCTTTCCTGGAAGCCGTAGTGGAACCAGGGTCGGGATGGATCTCTCCGCAGCGTATGAGTGGGGCCATGAAGCTGCCGATGACGGACCTTGCGAAAATCGTGCACTTGCACCGCAACACCCTCAGCCGTCGGCCGCAATCGCCTGAGGTGCAGAGCAGGCTCGGGCGGGTGGCCAAGATCATCGCCCGCGCCGCCGCAATGATTGGGGGGGAGGCGAACCGGGCTGTGATCTGGTTTCGCTTTGAGCCGCTACCGGGCTTTGACCACAAAACTGCGGCGCAACTGGTGGCTGAGGGGCACGCTGATGCAGTGGAGACCTACCTCGATATGCTTGACGACGGGGTATACGCTTGA
- a CDS encoding RES family NAD+ phosphorylase, which yields MNFGAEAGAALPLRACLLYEKRCWRILAPRWAYQPLSGEGAARNGGRWNPKGVPALYLSESIDTAFAEYQQTLYVRPGTFCAYRLLVAGVVDLCDPTVLVELGVNEETLPCAWREIALIRKDTPPTWTLASKLFAAGASGVRVPSAQFNGGINIVLWRWNDAPERQVEVLDPIGDLPKDQRSWSP from the coding sequence TTGAACTTCGGTGCCGAAGCCGGAGCGGCCCTTCCCCTGCGCGCCTGCTTGTTGTACGAGAAAAGGTGCTGGCGCATCCTTGCCCCGAGATGGGCGTATCAACCACTCTCGGGGGAGGGGGCGGCCCGCAATGGCGGCAGGTGGAATCCCAAAGGCGTGCCTGCTTTGTATCTCTCCGAATCCATCGACACAGCGTTCGCGGAGTATCAGCAGACACTGTACGTGCGACCGGGCACGTTTTGCGCCTACCGCCTTCTGGTGGCGGGCGTGGTAGATCTGTGTGATCCCACGGTGCTCGTTGAACTTGGGGTAAACGAGGAAACTTTGCCATGCGCGTGGAGGGAAATCGCCCTTATTCGCAAGGACACTCCCCCGACCTGGACGCTCGCAAGCAAGCTGTTTGCGGCCGGGGCCAGCGGTGTGCGGGTGCCGTCGGCCCAGTTCAATGGCGGAATCAACATCGTGCTGTGGCGATGGAACGATGCACCCGAAAGACAGGTGGAAGTCCTCGATCCCATTGGCGATCTGCCGAAAGATCAACGCTCGTGGAGTCCCTAA
- a CDS encoding DUF885 domain-containing protein — translation MLPIRTAAVALTACLLVLPTAPTVAQTGSAPVSTASAAWVERSNKNTDVMLAVEARFNPEGAGGLGVDGYDEKIADLGAGVLERNRQAFVQAAETLTKRLAVEKDPLVRQDLEILLKAARDNLRLLELRRKYDIAYVNVSQLVFGGLRVLLDDQVPAERRKAALVRLRRYAGAEAGYTPIAVLAEQRVREQLATPGLTGPFKAEVEKDLAQNAFFVEGIGELFKKYNLEGYQADYAKLKAQLAAYDVFVRKEVLPKARGDFRLPPERYAFALEQLGVDVPPAQLAAQARAAFADIQKQMQAVALQVAQTKGYSATDYRDVIRELKKEQVVGEAILPLYLQRLKDLETIIRREKLVTLPERPARIRIASPAESAAVPAPNMRPPRLVGNKGEQGEFVLPLNIPAAAGSKAGSTQKFDDFTFDAVAWTLTAHEARPGHELQFASLIEKGVSSARAIYAFNSTNIEGWGLYSEALVEPFIPAQGQLFTLQFRLLRAARAFLDPELQLGKVTPAEALRVLKKDVVFSEAFANQEVERYTFVMPGQATSYFYGYTKLTDLRKETEKLLGNRFEALKFHDFILAQGLLPPELLRKAVLEQFVGTAAAPTGR, via the coding sequence ATGCTGCCCATCCGTACCGCCGCTGTTGCCCTGACCGCCTGCCTACTTGTCCTGCCCACCGCGCCGACGGTCGCCCAGACGGGCAGTGCCCCGGTGAGCACCGCCTCCGCCGCCTGGGTCGAGCGCAGCAACAAAAATACCGACGTCATGCTCGCCGTCGAAGCGCGCTTCAATCCTGAAGGAGCGGGCGGTCTGGGGGTGGACGGTTACGACGAAAAGATTGCCGATCTGGGAGCGGGGGTGCTGGAGCGCAACCGCCAGGCTTTTGTGCAGGCCGCCGAGACGCTCACAAAGCGGCTGGCGGTCGAAAAAGATCCGCTGGTGCGCCAGGACCTGGAGATTTTGCTGAAGGCGGCCCGCGACAACCTGCGCCTATTGGAGTTGCGCCGCAAGTACGACATTGCTTACGTCAATGTCTCGCAGCTGGTCTTCGGCGGCCTGCGGGTGCTCCTCGACGACCAGGTGCCTGCCGAGCGGCGCAAGGCGGCGCTTGTGCGTCTGAGGCGCTATGCGGGCGCGGAAGCGGGCTATACCCCGATAGCCGTTCTGGCCGAGCAGCGGGTGCGCGAGCAGCTTGCCACCCCTGGTCTGACCGGTCCGTTCAAAGCCGAGGTCGAAAAGGATCTGGCCCAGAACGCCTTTTTTGTCGAAGGCATCGGCGAACTGTTCAAAAAGTACAATCTGGAGGGTTACCAGGCCGATTACGCGAAGCTCAAGGCGCAGCTGGCCGCCTACGACGTTTTTGTGCGCAAAGAGGTGCTACCCAAAGCGCGCGGCGATTTTCGCCTGCCGCCTGAGCGCTACGCCTTCGCCCTGGAGCAGTTGGGTGTCGATGTCCCTCCGGCGCAGTTGGCAGCCCAGGCGCGCGCCGCCTTCGCAGACATCCAGAAGCAGATGCAGGCCGTGGCGCTCCAGGTGGCCCAAACCAAAGGCTATAGCGCCACCGACTACCGCGATGTCATCCGCGAGCTAAAAAAAGAGCAAGTAGTGGGTGAAGCGATCCTGCCGCTGTACCTGCAGCGGCTCAAAGATCTCGAAACGATCATCCGGCGCGAAAAACTGGTCACCTTGCCCGAACGGCCCGCCCGCATCCGGATTGCCAGCCCCGCCGAGAGTGCCGCCGTTCCGGCCCCCAACATGCGCCCACCGCGCCTGGTGGGCAACAAAGGCGAGCAGGGCGAGTTCGTCTTGCCTTTGAACATCCCGGCCGCCGCGGGTTCAAAAGCCGGCAGCACCCAAAAATTCGACGATTTTACCTTCGATGCGGTCGCCTGGACGCTCACCGCCCATGAGGCCCGGCCCGGCCACGAGTTGCAGTTTGCCTCGCTGATCGAAAAGGGCGTCTCCTCGGCGCGGGCCATCTACGCCTTCAACAGCACCAACATCGAGGGCTGGGGACTCTACTCCGAGGCACTCGTAGAACCTTTTATCCCGGCGCAGGGGCAGCTGTTCACGCTGCAGTTTCGGCTGTTGCGCGCGGCCCGCGCTTTTCTCGACCCTGAACTGCAACTGGGCAAGGTGACCCCGGCGGAGGCGCTGCGGGTGCTCAAAAAAGATGTCGTCTTCTCCGAAGCTTTTGCCAATCAGGAAGTCGAGCGCTACACCTTTGTCATGCCCGGTCAGGCGACGTCGTACTTCTACGGCTACACCAAACTGACGGACCTGCGCAAAGAGACCGAAAAGCTTCTGGGTAACCGCTTCGAGGCGCTCAAGTTCCACGACTTTATCCTGGCGCAGGGGCTGCTGCCGCCGGAACTGCTGCGAAAAGCGGTGCTGGAGCAATTCGTAGGCACCGCTGCCGCCCCGACCGGGCGCTAA
- a CDS encoding putative molybdenum carrier protein, which yields MERIVSGGQTGVDRAALDVARALGIAIGGWCPAGRWAEDGAISESYPLVPTPLSDPAQRTAWNVRDADGTLILTVGEPTGGTALTVRVACELAKPHLVVDLAGTLDFEPVRSWLREQSIRILNVAGPRASTCAGIYDRAFTFLHRCLKPET from the coding sequence GTGGAGCGGATCGTCTCGGGGGGGCAGACGGGGGTGGACCGCGCCGCTCTCGATGTCGCTCGCGCTCTGGGGATCGCAATCGGCGGCTGGTGTCCGGCCGGACGCTGGGCCGAGGACGGGGCAATATCTGAAAGCTATCCCCTCGTCCCGACGCCGCTTAGCGATCCTGCCCAGCGCACTGCCTGGAACGTGCGCGATGCGGACGGCACTTTGATCTTGACGGTCGGCGAACCGACCGGGGGCACAGCACTTACCGTGCGCGTTGCCTGTGAGCTGGCAAAACCTCATCTCGTCGTCGATCTGGCCGGCACACTGGACTTTGAGCCGGTGCGCTCCTGGCTGCGAGAGCAGTCGATCCGCATCCTGAACGTGGCCGGACCGCGCGCGAGTACCTGCGCAGGCATCTACGACCGCGCCTTTACCTTCTTGCACCGCTGTCTGAAACCTGAAACTTGA
- a CDS encoding photosystem I reaction center subunit III, producing the protein MSNKQSRVPFGAALLGILTLLLLFETGAFAQTQVKDPLKLCKDVPAYQELKTQRLEAAQKAQADGKPVTFNEAGTKQKFERYDTAYCGQDGYPHLITSGQLDRAGDFLIPSVLFLWIAGALGWAGRLYLAESKGPEDEIIIDLPKAIKCLLLGLIWPVQAIPELISGKIRVPEDRVTISPR; encoded by the coding sequence ATGTCGAATAAGCAATCACGGGTCCCCTTTGGAGCAGCGTTGCTGGGTATCCTGACGCTGTTGCTTCTGTTTGAAACTGGCGCCTTTGCCCAGACCCAGGTCAAAGATCCGCTCAAGTTGTGCAAGGACGTGCCGGCCTACCAGGAGCTGAAAACCCAGCGCCTCGAGGCCGCACAAAAGGCCCAGGCCGACGGCAAACCAGTCACCTTTAACGAGGCCGGGACGAAGCAAAAGTTCGAGCGCTACGACACGGCCTACTGCGGCCAGGACGGCTATCCCCATCTCATCACCAGTGGTCAGCTCGACCGGGCGGGCGACTTTTTGATCCCGTCGGTGCTGTTTTTGTGGATCGCCGGGGCGCTCGGCTGGGCGGGCCGTCTGTATCTGGCCGAATCGAAGGGACCGGAGGACGAGATCATCATCGACCTTCCCAAGGCGATCAAGTGCCTGCTGTTGGGCCTCATCTGGCCGGTGCAGGCGATCCCTGAGCTGATTAGCGGCAAGATCCGCGTGCCCGAAGACCGCGTCACCATCTCACCGCGCTAA
- a CDS encoding 2Fe-2S iron-sulfur cluster binding domain-containing protein yields MQPGRLRLETYRLVPVLRAIRIRELCRYDRGMDPNALCSVCFLTPAGPVLVQASAEDTVVRAAARAGLAIPTQCRHGFCATCEVHVQTGPQRRALRACVELVEPGMAVILTDR; encoded by the coding sequence GTGCAGCCCGGCCGCCTTCGCCTGGAAACCTACCGGCTGGTTCCCGTGCTGCGCGCTATCCGCATTCGTGAACTGTGCCGCTACGATCGAGGCATGGATCCGAACGCCCTCTGCTCCGTCTGCTTTTTGACGCCCGCCGGACCGGTTTTGGTGCAGGCAAGCGCTGAAGACACCGTCGTGCGCGCCGCGGCCCGCGCCGGGCTTGCCATCCCGACCCAGTGCCGCCACGGCTTTTGCGCCACCTGCGAGGTGCATGTGCAAACAGGCCCGCAGCGGCGGGCGCTACGGGCCTGTGTCGAACTGGTGGAGCCGGGGATGGCGGTGATCTTGACCGACCGCTAG
- a CDS encoding AbrB/MazE/SpoVT family DNA-binding domain-containing protein produces the protein MEAKVRRVGNSLGLTLTKEALELLNVQEGDTLHLVKARGGLLLTRCDPQFARAMQAYKLASREYHDALNELAQ, from the coding sequence ATGGAAGCAAAGGTGCGCAGAGTCGGCAACAGCCTCGGTCTTACCCTCACGAAGGAGGCGCTGGAGTTGCTGAACGTTCAGGAGGGAGATACCCTCCACCTCGTCAAGGCGCGGGGTGGTCTGTTGCTCACCCGCTGCGACCCTCAGTTCGCCAGGGCGATGCAAGCATATAAACTGGCGAGCCGCGAGTATCATGACGCCCTCAATGAACTTGCCCAGTAA
- a CDS encoding type II toxin-antitoxin system death-on-curing family toxin produces MELYFLPENAVEAMHLSTLADFGGLSGVRDEAALQASLARPRHRRHYNPDADVFEIAACYAFAFTRNHPYIDGNKRIAFHCAHAFLYLNGWILRAPQPEVVFQVLALAEGQLSEIDFAAWLRRRSVPQDQDSPPVEPT; encoded by the coding sequence GTGGAACTGTACTTCCTGCCTGAGAATGCGGTCGAGGCGATGCATCTCAGTACGCTGGCCGATTTCGGCGGCCTATCCGGTGTGCGGGACGAAGCTGCCCTGCAGGCATCCCTGGCTCGTCCCCGCCACCGCCGCCATTACAACCCGGACGCGGATGTCTTCGAAATAGCCGCCTGCTACGCCTTTGCCTTTACCAGAAATCACCCCTATATCGATGGCAACAAACGCATCGCCTTCCACTGCGCTCATGCATTTCTCTATCTCAATGGCTGGATACTGCGTGCCCCGCAACCTGAAGTCGTGTTCCAGGTGCTGGCACTGGCCGAAGGACAGCTCTCGGAAATCGATTTTGCTGCCTGGCTCAGGCGCCGTTCAGTACCACAGGACCAGGACAGCCCACCTGTCGAGCCGACCTGA